The Anabas testudineus chromosome 11, fAnaTes1.2, whole genome shotgun sequence genome has a segment encoding these proteins:
- the LOC113154032 gene encoding C-type lectin domain family 4 member C-like isoform X1, translated as MQQLLKEIPEIMRVNNGLTLLEDEKEETCTENKALSHLLMVIYKPRCSDAADVSAADFSKLQQIKLKLSAWLSSIRVCFRQYRQLAHYFSLLCFLLTIVTLLLTLCLVQTTLVFRAQSTLQETKLRDLTHRLEKLNKSYHLLFSQYPALNQYCPVSNSTTAERKCSLCPAGWTPQGEKCFLFSQDRADWISTQYRCMTLGGAVATVRTEDEQVFLWKKAQSLSQGDSYWLGLRSSGAHGGWQWSDGSKVEKGPQFWEREPDSTADSRELCGRLTPGDNYRRSWFTSRCSNSLRSICERRQASLQ; from the exons ATGCAGCAGCTGCTAAAAGAAATTCCTGAAATCATGAGAGTAAACAATGGACTGACTCTGCTGGAGGACGAAAAAGAGGAAACCTGCACAGAAAACA AAGCACTGTCCCACTTACTTATGGTAATCTACAAACCTCGTTGCAGCGACGCCGCTGACGTCTCTGCAGCTGATTTCTCAAAACTTCagcaaataaaactaaaactttcaGCATGGCTGAGTTCCATTAGAG TTTGCTTCCGTCAGTACAGACAGCTGGCTCATtacttctccctcctctgcttcctgctcACCATCGTCACTCTGCTCCTGACTCTCTGCT TGGTTCAAACCACCTTGGTGTTCCGGGCGCAGTCGACTCTGCAGGAAACCAAACTCCGAGATCTGACACACAGACTGGAGAAGCTCAACAAGTCCTATCATCTCCTGTTCTCCCAGTATCCTGCACTGAACCAGTACTGCCCAGTCAGCAACTCCACCACTGCTG AGAGGAAGTGCAGTCTGTGTCCCGCTGGCTGGACGCCTCAGGGAGAGAAATGTTTCCTGTTCAGTCAGGACCGGGCAGACTGGATCAGCACCCAGTACCGCTGCATGACACTGGGAGGTGCTGTGGCCACAGTGAGGACTGAAGACGAGCAG GTGTTTCTGTGGAAAAAAGCCCAGAGTCTAAGCCAAGGAGACTCCTACTGGCTCGGGCTGAGGAGTAGCGGTGCCCATGGGGGCTGGCAGTGGAGTGACGGCTCAAAGGTGGAGAAGGGGCCTCA GTTTTGGGAGCGTGAGCCTGACAGtacagcagacagcagggagCTGTGTGGTCGACTCACCCCGGGAGACAACTACAGGAGGAGCTGGTTCACCTCCAGATGCTCCAACTCGCTGAGGAGCATCTGCGAGAGGAGACAAGCTTCTCtgcagtga
- the LOC113154032 gene encoding C-type lectin domain family 6 member A-like isoform X2, whose translation MQQLLKEIPEIMRVNNGLTLLEDEKEETCTENICFRQYRQLAHYFSLLCFLLTIVTLLLTLCLVQTTLVFRAQSTLQETKLRDLTHRLEKLNKSYHLLFSQYPALNQYCPVSNSTTAERKCSLCPAGWTPQGEKCFLFSQDRADWISTQYRCMTLGGAVATVRTEDEQVFLWKKAQSLSQGDSYWLGLRSSGAHGGWQWSDGSKVEKGPQFWEREPDSTADSRELCGRLTPGDNYRRSWFTSRCSNSLRSICERRQASLQ comes from the exons ATGCAGCAGCTGCTAAAAGAAATTCCTGAAATCATGAGAGTAAACAATGGACTGACTCTGCTGGAGGACGAAAAAGAGGAAACCTGCACAGAAAACA TTTGCTTCCGTCAGTACAGACAGCTGGCTCATtacttctccctcctctgcttcctgctcACCATCGTCACTCTGCTCCTGACTCTCTGCT TGGTTCAAACCACCTTGGTGTTCCGGGCGCAGTCGACTCTGCAGGAAACCAAACTCCGAGATCTGACACACAGACTGGAGAAGCTCAACAAGTCCTATCATCTCCTGTTCTCCCAGTATCCTGCACTGAACCAGTACTGCCCAGTCAGCAACTCCACCACTGCTG AGAGGAAGTGCAGTCTGTGTCCCGCTGGCTGGACGCCTCAGGGAGAGAAATGTTTCCTGTTCAGTCAGGACCGGGCAGACTGGATCAGCACCCAGTACCGCTGCATGACACTGGGAGGTGCTGTGGCCACAGTGAGGACTGAAGACGAGCAG GTGTTTCTGTGGAAAAAAGCCCAGAGTCTAAGCCAAGGAGACTCCTACTGGCTCGGGCTGAGGAGTAGCGGTGCCCATGGGGGCTGGCAGTGGAGTGACGGCTCAAAGGTGGAGAAGGGGCCTCA GTTTTGGGAGCGTGAGCCTGACAGtacagcagacagcagggagCTGTGTGGTCGACTCACCCCGGGAGACAACTACAGGAGGAGCTGGTTCACCTCCAGATGCTCCAACTCGCTGAGGAGCATCTGCGAGAGGAGACAAGCTTCTCtgcagtga
- the LOC113154059 gene encoding cytochrome c oxidase subunit 6B1-like, with product MSDLMEEKIKNYRTAPFDARFPNTNQTRNCFQNYLDFHRCNKALSAKDQDTAPCQWYQRVYKSLCPNNWVQKWDEQVEAGNFPGKI from the exons ATGTCTGATCTAATGGAGGAGAAGATCAAGAACTACAGGACGGCGCCGTTCGATGCCCGCTTCCCCAACACCAACCAGACCCGCAATTGCTTCCAGAACTATCTGG ATTTCCACAGATGTAACAAAGCTCTGTCAGCCAAAGACCAGGACACAGCTCCCTGCCAGTGGTACCAGAGAGTCTACAAGAGCCTCTGTCCCAACAACTGG GTTCAGAAATGGGACGAGCAGGTGGAGGCTGGAAACTTCCCCGGAAAGATCTGA
- the slc2a3a gene encoding solute carrier family 2, facilitated glucose transporter member 3a produces the protein MEGQQKQVTGYLLFSLATAVIGSLQFGYNTGVINAPEEKLRSFFNNTWVERYGVPIDPGVCTIVWSIAVAIFSVGGMVGSFSVGVMANRFGRRRSMFLVNSLALIGGLLMGFSTICSSYEMVIAGRLVIGLFCGLFTGLTPMYVGEVSPTPLRGAFGTLHQLGVVVGILIAQIFGLESLLGSDKLWPLLLALTVVPAILQCILLPFCPESPRFLLINLKQEEQARKALVRLRGSEDVSKDLQEMKEESAKMAMEKKVTILELFRSPLYRQPLVIAVMLQLSQQLSGINAVFYYSTGIFNSAGVEQPIYATIGAGVVNTIFTVVSLFLVEKAGRRTLHLLGLGGMAVSALLMTISLLMQKDIAAMSYVAIIAVMLFVAMFELGPGPIPWFIVAELFSQGPRPAAMAVAGCCNWTANFLVGMSFPKLVELCGPWVFLIFTAFLIIFFIFTFIKVPETKGKTFDEIARSFGSGPVPASSSAEDPPASAAVTLPASPVKEKVPLVEAPASAPPSAAESTPLEDKSNSTVQESV, from the exons ATGGAGGGACAG CAAAAACAGGTAACAGGTTATCTCCTGTTCTCTCTGGCCACCGCCGTCATCGGCTCGCTGCAGTTTGGTTACAACACAGGAGTCATCAATGCTCCAGAGGAG AAACTCCGATCTTTCTTCAACAACACCTGGGTGGAGCGTTACGGCGTGCCCATCGACCCGGGCGTCTGCACCATCGTGTGGAGCATTGCCGTTGCCATCTTTAGTGTGGGCGGCATGGTGGGCTCCTTCAGCGTGGGTGTCATGGCCAACAGATTTGGCAG gcGTCGCTCCATGTTCCTTGTGAACAGTCTGGCCCTGATCGGCGGCCTCCTCATGGGCTTCTCCACCATCTGCTCCTCCTACGAGATGGTGATCGCCGGTCGTCTGGTCATCGGCCTGTTCTGCGGGCTCTTCACCGGCCTGACCCCCATGTATGTAGGCGAGGTGTCGCCCACTCCCCTCCGAGGAGCCTTTGGCACCCTGCACCAGCTCGGTGTGGTGGTGGGCATCCTGATCGCTCAG ATCTTCGGTCTGGAGTCTCTGCTCGGTTCAGACAAGCTGTGGCCCCTGCTGCTGGCCCTCACCGTGGTCCCCGCTATTCTGCAGTGCATCCTGCTGCCTTTCTGTCCTGAGAGCCCTCGATTCCTGCTCATCAACCTGAAACAAGAGGAGCAGGCACGCAAAG cTCTGGTGCGTCTGCGCGGCAGTGAGGATGTGAGCAAAGACCTGCaggagatgaaggaggagagCGCTAAGATGGCCATGGAGAAGAAGGTGACCATCCTGGAGCTTTTCCGCTCGCCGTTGTACCGACAGCCTCTCGTCATCGCCGTCATGCTGCAGCTCTCCCAGCAGCTGTCAGGAATCAATGCT GTGTTCTACTACTCCACAGGGATTTTTAATTCGGCCGGTGTGGAACAACCCATCTATGCCACCATCGGAGCCGGTGTGGTCAACACCATCTTCACTGTTGTTTCA CTCTTCCTGGTGGAGAAGGCAGGACGAAGGACTCTGCACCTGCTGGGGTTGGGAGGAATGGCAGTCAGCGCTCTGCTCATGACCATCTCACTCCTGATG CAAAAAGACATTGCTGCTATGAGCTACGTGGCCATCATAGCGGTCATGTTGTTTGTGGCTATGTTTGAGCTGGGGCCCGGTCCAATCCCATGGTTCATCGTGGCCGAGCTGTTCTCCCAGGGGCCCCGCCCTGCGGCCATGGCTGTGGCTGGCTGCTGCAACTGGACAGCCAACTTCCTGGTTGGAATGAGCTTCCCCAAGCTAGTG GAGTTGTGCGGCCCTTGGGTCTTCCTCATCTTCACCGCcttcctcatcatcttcttcatcttcaccttCATTAAAGTCCCCGAGACGAAGGGAAAGACGTTTGACGAGATCGCCCGCAGCTTCGGCAGCGGCCCGGTGCCCGCCTCCTCGTCTGCCGAGGACCCTCCTGCCAGCGCCGCCGTGACGCTTCCCGCCTCGCCGGTGAAGGAGAAGGTCCCACTGGTGGAGGCGCCTGCATCAGCTCCACCGTCTGCAGCTGAAAGTACACCTCTAGAAGACAAATCAAACTCGACAGTACAGGAGAGTGTGTAG